A DNA window from Labrys wisconsinensis contains the following coding sequences:
- the ispG gene encoding flavodoxin-dependent (E)-4-hydroxy-3-methylbut-2-enyl-diphosphate synthase, giving the protein MIPSYSRFGISPRHATVPVQVGEGPGSVVVGGGQPIVVQSMTNTDTADADATVKQVAALARAGSELVRITVDRDEAAAAVPRIKERLLRIGVTVPIVGDFHYIGHKLLADHPACAEALDKYRINPGNVGFREKRDRQFGAIIETAMRWGKPVRIGANWGSLDQELLTHLMDENARSDTPVDARAVTWEALVQSALLSADRAVEMGMPKSRIILSTKVSAVQDLLAVYGELAARSDYALHLGLTEAGMGSKGIVASAAALAPLLQAGIGDTIRVSLTPEPNGDRSTEVKVAQEILQVMGIRTFVPLVAACPGCGRTTSTVFQELAQDIQGFIVDSMPEWKTRYPGVETLKVAVMGCIVNGPGESKHADIGISLPGTGETPTAPVFVDGQKVATLRGAGLTTDFKRMVIDYIDNRFGIGAKTAAE; this is encoded by the coding sequence ATGATCCCGTCCTATTCCCGCTTCGGCATTTCTCCCCGTCACGCCACCGTGCCGGTGCAGGTGGGCGAAGGCCCCGGCAGCGTCGTGGTCGGCGGCGGGCAGCCGATCGTCGTGCAGTCGATGACCAACACCGACACGGCCGACGCCGACGCCACGGTGAAGCAGGTCGCCGCCCTCGCCCGCGCCGGCTCGGAGCTGGTGCGCATCACCGTCGACCGCGACGAGGCCGCCGCCGCCGTGCCGCGCATCAAGGAGCGGCTCCTGCGCATCGGCGTCACCGTGCCGATCGTCGGCGACTTCCACTATATCGGCCACAAGCTCCTGGCCGATCATCCCGCCTGCGCCGAGGCGCTGGACAAGTACCGCATCAATCCCGGCAATGTCGGCTTCCGCGAGAAGCGCGACCGCCAGTTCGGCGCCATCATCGAGACGGCGATGCGCTGGGGCAAGCCGGTGCGCATCGGCGCCAACTGGGGCTCGCTCGACCAGGAGCTGCTCACCCATCTCATGGACGAGAACGCCCGCAGCGACACGCCGGTCGACGCGCGCGCGGTGACCTGGGAGGCGCTGGTGCAGTCGGCGCTGCTCTCGGCCGACCGCGCGGTCGAGATGGGCATGCCGAAGTCGCGCATCATCCTCTCCACCAAGGTCTCGGCGGTGCAGGACCTGCTGGCGGTCTATGGCGAGCTCGCCGCCCGCTCCGACTATGCCCTGCATCTCGGCCTGACCGAGGCCGGCATGGGCTCCAAGGGCATCGTCGCCTCCGCCGCTGCCTTGGCGCCGCTGCTGCAGGCCGGCATCGGCGACACCATCCGCGTCTCGCTGACGCCCGAGCCGAACGGCGACCGCAGCACGGAAGTGAAGGTGGCGCAGGAGATCCTGCAGGTGATGGGCATCCGCACCTTCGTGCCGCTGGTCGCGGCCTGCCCCGGCTGCGGGCGCACGACCTCCACCGTGTTCCAGGAGCTGGCCCAGGACATCCAGGGCTTCATCGTCGACAGCATGCCGGAATGGAAGACCCGCTATCCCGGCGTCGAGACGCTGAAGGTCGCGGTGATGGGCTGCATCGTCAACGGCCCGGGCGAGTCCAAGCACGCCGATATCGGCATCTCCCTGCCCGGCACCGGCGAGACGCCGACGGCGCCGGTCTTCGTCGACGGCCAGAAGGTGGCGACCCTGCGCGGCGCGGGCCTGACGACCGACTTCAAGCGCATGGTGATCGACTATATCGACAACCGTTTCGGCATCGGCGCCAAGACCGCGGCAGAGTAG